Proteins co-encoded in one Spirosoma endbachense genomic window:
- a CDS encoding SusC/RagA family TonB-linked outer membrane protein, with product MHKILLGSWLLALLFCLPAMAQDIAVSGRVTSSDDGIALPGVSVQVKGTTRGAITDASGNYQISVPADARLVFSFIGFTSQEIAVGNKNTLNVVLVAGSQSLDEIVVTAQGIERDKRSLGYATQEVGGNILAQRSEPNLLNALQGKLAGVNITGSSGAPGASTNINIRGITSFNGSNQPLIVVDGIIFSNDVNLTQNTLFGTQPSNRLADINPESIESVNVLKGPAAAVLYGSRASAGAIVITTKSGRNQNNKTEVTVNSSYNVQDVYGLYPFQNSYGQGANNAYVNNSTNSWGPSFTDVTSVTNLQGQTVPYKAYPNNVRDFYKQGSVIQNSVNIASGDATRNYIIAVGNTLQNGIVPNSKFNRTNVQLGGETKLQNGLKISGTGTYVQTVSTGIPGGNGASAFGQMTRIPRSYDLANEPYQDANGKSIYFSTTVNNPQWSVNNERLDSQVDRFFGNFQLSYDFTSWLNVAYRVTGDTYTDRRKLTLPIGAGRAPLGQVQQDNFFRNELNGDLLISARKDNLFIEGLNANLLLGNNINQRRTQEVAADAASLTIPGFYNLSNGTVFTGSAETTTLRRLVGYYGQLSLNYNNYLFLELSGRADQSSTLPKANNTYFYPSASVSFVPTDAFKINSDVLSYAKVRASAARVGRDADPYLLNSVYTTSGYGNNVASITFPLAVNGGNVPGFGISSRIGSNNLKPEFVTSYEVGINLGFFKNRLSIDATYFDSRSTQQIFNVAVSNSSGYDTRTTNVGELNNKGIELVLNATPLRVGGFKWDATLNYTLIRNKVVSIAPGVTSSQITGNVFGGIIPSIYVGQPYGVVVGTANARVQNTDPTGLYYDATGQFVGKYVVNGTSGQFAPGIANAVISSPQANYTAGLTNTFSYKGLALSVLIDTRQGGQLYSFGAVDARSNGSLEVTGVDRDQPRILPGVIQNADGTFRPNNIQIAPQTYWGALGGLASEGAVFDATVYRLREVALNYTLPKSLLAKTPFGSISVGVSGRNLYFYAPNFFGDPETNTQGAGNIQGLDLNGPPNTRNFGGNIRLTF from the coding sequence ATGCACAAAATTTTATTGGGAAGCTGGCTTCTTGCGCTGCTTTTCTGTTTGCCAGCTATGGCGCAGGATATAGCCGTGAGCGGTCGCGTCACTTCATCAGACGACGGCATCGCATTACCAGGTGTAAGCGTGCAGGTTAAAGGAACAACTCGTGGGGCAATAACGGATGCTAGCGGGAACTATCAGATCAGTGTTCCAGCCGATGCAAGACTAGTATTTAGTTTTATTGGCTTTACGAGTCAGGAAATCGCAGTCGGTAATAAGAACACCCTTAATGTGGTATTAGTCGCCGGTTCGCAGAGTCTCGACGAAATTGTCGTAACAGCTCAGGGCATTGAGCGTGACAAGCGCTCGCTCGGTTACGCAACACAGGAAGTAGGCGGTAATATTCTGGCGCAACGGTCAGAGCCAAACCTGCTAAATGCCTTACAGGGCAAACTGGCAGGTGTAAACATCACAGGATCTAGTGGTGCGCCAGGTGCTTCAACCAACATCAACATTCGGGGTATCACGTCATTCAATGGAAGCAACCAACCTCTCATTGTAGTGGATGGTATTATTTTTAGTAACGACGTTAACCTTACTCAGAACACGCTGTTCGGTACCCAGCCTTCTAACCGTCTGGCCGATATCAACCCAGAAAGTATCGAGTCGGTCAATGTATTGAAAGGACCTGCAGCAGCCGTCTTATACGGTTCACGGGCATCGGCTGGTGCTATCGTTATTACAACCAAGTCGGGCCGTAACCAGAACAACAAAACGGAAGTAACGGTCAATTCGTCGTATAACGTTCAGGATGTGTATGGTCTGTACCCATTTCAGAATTCCTATGGTCAGGGAGCCAATAATGCGTACGTTAATAACTCAACAAACTCTTGGGGCCCCTCTTTTACGGATGTTACATCGGTGACGAATCTTCAGGGGCAGACAGTTCCTTACAAGGCCTATCCGAATAACGTACGTGATTTCTACAAACAAGGTAGCGTCATTCAGAATTCTGTCAATATTGCCTCTGGCGATGCCACTCGTAATTACATAATTGCCGTTGGTAATACCTTACAGAATGGGATTGTACCGAACTCGAAGTTTAACCGGACTAATGTGCAGCTTGGTGGCGAGACTAAATTACAGAATGGATTGAAAATCAGCGGAACAGGCACTTACGTTCAAACAGTATCGACAGGTATTCCGGGCGGTAATGGAGCCAGCGCATTTGGTCAGATGACACGGATACCGCGCAGCTACGATTTAGCGAATGAGCCGTATCAGGACGCCAATGGAAAGAGCATTTATTTCTCGACCACGGTCAATAACCCGCAATGGAGTGTTAACAATGAGCGGCTCGACAGCCAGGTTGACCGCTTTTTCGGAAACTTCCAATTGAGTTATGACTTTACTTCGTGGTTAAATGTAGCCTACCGTGTAACGGGTGACACTTATACCGACCGTCGCAAATTGACCCTTCCAATCGGCGCAGGTCGTGCGCCCCTGGGGCAGGTACAACAGGATAACTTTTTTCGCAATGAGTTGAACGGAGATTTGTTGATCAGTGCCCGAAAAGACAATTTGTTTATAGAAGGTCTCAATGCGAACCTATTATTAGGCAATAACATTAACCAACGGAGAACCCAGGAAGTGGCTGCTGATGCAGCATCCTTAACCATTCCAGGCTTCTATAATCTCAGTAATGGAACCGTATTTACAGGCAGCGCCGAAACGACTACTTTGCGTCGCCTGGTTGGTTACTACGGTCAGTTGTCCCTGAATTACAACAACTATTTATTTCTGGAGTTATCAGGCCGCGCTGACCAGTCATCTACTTTACCGAAAGCGAACAACACGTATTTCTATCCTTCTGCTTCGGTTAGTTTTGTACCAACAGATGCATTCAAGATCAATTCTGACGTCCTGTCATACGCTAAAGTTCGGGCAAGTGCTGCCCGCGTAGGTCGCGATGCAGATCCTTATTTGCTAAACTCGGTATATACAACATCGGGTTACGGGAATAATGTTGCCAGTATCACTTTCCCATTGGCCGTAAACGGTGGTAACGTTCCTGGTTTTGGTATTAGCAGCCGTATTGGCAGCAATAACCTCAAGCCTGAATTTGTTACTTCCTACGAAGTAGGGATTAACCTCGGATTTTTCAAAAACCGGTTAAGCATTGATGCGACATACTTCGACTCACGCAGTACACAACAAATTTTCAACGTGGCCGTATCGAACTCGTCAGGGTATGATACACGTACAACCAACGTTGGTGAGTTGAATAACAAGGGGATTGAATTAGTCCTCAATGCCACACCGTTACGGGTAGGCGGTTTCAAATGGGATGCGACGTTAAACTACACACTGATCCGGAATAAAGTTGTATCGATTGCACCTGGTGTGACATCATCGCAAATTACCGGTAACGTATTCGGTGGTATCATTCCTTCCATTTATGTAGGCCAACCATACGGCGTTGTTGTTGGAACAGCCAATGCCCGGGTTCAAAATACAGACCCCACTGGCTTGTATTATGATGCAACAGGCCAATTTGTAGGTAAATATGTTGTCAATGGAACATCTGGGCAGTTTGCTCCGGGTATTGCCAACGCTGTGATCTCAAGTCCGCAGGCTAATTATACGGCGGGTCTGACCAATACCTTCTCTTATAAAGGTCTGGCTCTGTCGGTGTTGATCGATACCCGTCAGGGTGGTCAGCTTTATTCATTTGGTGCTGTCGATGCCCGGTCAAATGGTTCGTTAGAGGTGACAGGAGTTGATCGTGATCAGCCACGCATCCTGCCCGGTGTGATTCAGAATGCCGATGGAACGTTCCGGCCTAATAACATCCAGATAGCACCACAGACGTACTGGGGCGCATTGGGTGGCTTAGCTTCCGAGGGTGCTGTTTTCGATGCGACCGTGTACCGTCTGCGCGAAGTGGCTCTTAATTACACATTACCCAAGAGTTTGCTCGCTAAAACACCTTTCGGCTCTATTTCGGTCGGTGTTAGTGGTCGTAATTTGTATTTCTACGCGCCAAATTTCTTTGGTGATCCAGAAACGAACACACAAGGAGCGGGTAATATTCAGGGCCTAGACCTAAATGGTCCGCCTAACACGCGGAACTTTGGCGGTAACATACGGCTCACTTTTTAA
- a CDS encoding amidohydrolase — MGKYQLCASVLAVMSFTAQSVLGQGTTLSARMDKTAEGLEKKVVAWRRDFHQHPELGNREFQTAAKIAAHLQSLGIEVKTGVGKTGVVGLLKGGKPGPVVALRADMDGLPVTERVDLPFKSEAHTEYNGQQTGIMHACGHDTHVAMLMGAAEVLASIKSELKGTVKFIFQPAEEGAPTGEEGGAYLMVKEGVLENPKVDAIFGLHINSQTEVGTIKYRPGATMAAVDSYAIKIRGKQTHGAAPWSGVDPIVTSAQVIMGLQTIVSRNLPLTENAAVVTVGAIHGGIRQNIIPEEVNMIGTIRSLDNEMQKTIHRRINEIATNIAESAGAKADVKIEVMYPVTYNDPKLTDQMVPTLEAVAGKNNIRLTPAQTGAEDFSFYQQKVPGFFYFLGGMTKGKKIEDAAPHHTPDFQIDESCFVLGMKSLCHLTVDYMEQAGKSKGVAISGK, encoded by the coding sequence ATGGGTAAATATCAATTATGTGCCAGCGTTCTGGCAGTCATGAGTTTTACTGCTCAATCGGTGCTGGGACAAGGAACTACGTTGAGCGCCCGCATGGATAAAACCGCTGAAGGCCTTGAAAAAAAAGTAGTGGCCTGGCGTCGCGACTTTCATCAACACCCTGAACTGGGTAATCGGGAGTTTCAGACAGCGGCTAAAATTGCGGCTCACCTGCAATCGCTCGGTATCGAAGTGAAAACGGGTGTTGGTAAAACCGGCGTTGTTGGCTTACTCAAAGGTGGTAAACCCGGACCTGTAGTGGCGTTACGGGCCGATATGGATGGATTACCCGTTACCGAGCGAGTCGATTTGCCATTTAAGTCAGAAGCCCATACCGAATACAATGGCCAGCAAACGGGTATAATGCATGCCTGTGGACACGATACCCATGTGGCCATGCTGATGGGAGCTGCTGAGGTACTGGCATCCATTAAGAGTGAATTGAAAGGCACGGTGAAATTTATATTCCAGCCTGCCGAAGAGGGAGCCCCAACGGGCGAAGAAGGGGGTGCCTACCTGATGGTGAAAGAAGGTGTCCTCGAAAACCCGAAAGTAGACGCCATTTTCGGGCTACACATCAACTCGCAAACCGAAGTAGGTACGATTAAATATCGGCCCGGCGCAACGATGGCTGCTGTTGATTCGTATGCCATTAAAATTAGAGGAAAGCAAACTCATGGTGCAGCACCGTGGTCGGGAGTTGATCCCATAGTGACATCGGCACAGGTCATTATGGGCTTGCAGACCATTGTCAGCCGGAACTTACCATTAACCGAAAATGCGGCCGTTGTGACGGTAGGGGCCATTCATGGCGGCATTCGGCAGAATATCATTCCGGAAGAAGTGAATATGATCGGTACAATTCGCTCGCTGGATAATGAAATGCAGAAAACAATCCATCGCCGGATCAATGAAATAGCGACCAATATTGCCGAAAGTGCCGGTGCCAAGGCTGATGTTAAGATTGAAGTCATGTACCCCGTCACCTACAATGATCCTAAGCTGACCGATCAGATGGTGCCAACGCTTGAAGCGGTAGCCGGAAAAAATAACATTCGACTAACGCCCGCTCAGACGGGTGCCGAAGACTTTTCATTCTACCAGCAGAAAGTGCCAGGATTTTTTTACTTTCTGGGCGGTATGACAAAGGGTAAAAAGATCGAAGATGCAGCTCCACACCATACACCTGATTTTCAGATTGATGAAAGTTGCTTCGTACTTGGTATGAAATCACTCTGCCATCTGACCGTAGATTATATGGAGCAGGCAGGTAAAAGCAAAGGTGTCGCTATCAGCGGTAAATAA
- a CDS encoding SDR family oxidoreductase has product MAAFFQKVVWITGASSGIGEAIAQNLAKEKVKLVLSARRADELQRVAAQTGLPSSDILVLPMDMTDIDSLPGHVETVLQHFSRIDYVFQNAGITQRSSVADSDLSVYKRLMDVNFFGVVALTKAVLPTMLDQKSGHFVVTSSVAGKLGTKQRSGYCASKHALHGFFDALRAETYNDGLRVTLVCAGYIKTPLSLHALSAGGQVHGKMDTNQEEGMSAEAFARRLLKVVSKEKEEVYIGGAEIYGIYLKRFLPGLLSRILRNREGV; this is encoded by the coding sequence ATGGCTGCATTTTTTCAGAAAGTTGTTTGGATTACGGGTGCTTCATCGGGTATTGGTGAAGCGATTGCCCAAAACCTGGCGAAGGAAAAGGTAAAACTGGTACTGTCGGCCCGACGAGCCGATGAATTACAACGGGTAGCGGCTCAAACAGGTCTTCCCTCATCTGATATACTTGTTCTACCGATGGATATGACTGACATCGACAGTCTTCCCGGCCATGTAGAAACTGTCCTTCAACACTTCAGTCGGATCGACTATGTATTTCAAAATGCAGGAATCACCCAGCGAAGCAGCGTTGCCGACTCCGACCTTTCGGTATATAAACGACTGATGGATGTAAACTTCTTCGGTGTTGTGGCCTTAACGAAAGCGGTGTTACCCACAATGCTGGACCAGAAAAGTGGCCATTTTGTGGTAACAAGCAGTGTTGCCGGAAAATTGGGGACGAAACAACGTTCGGGATACTGTGCCAGCAAACACGCGCTACACGGTTTCTTTGATGCCCTTCGCGCTGAAACCTACAACGATGGTCTGCGAGTTACTCTGGTTTGCGCAGGTTACATAAAAACTCCGCTTTCGCTCCATGCCCTCAGTGCGGGTGGGCAGGTACATGGGAAGATGGATACCAATCAGGAGGAGGGAATGAGTGCAGAAGCCTTTGCCAGACGCTTATTAAAAGTAGTTTCAAAGGAAAAAGAGGAGGTTTATATAGGGGGTGCAGAAATTTACGGCATTTATCTTAAACGTTTCCTACCGGGTCTTTTATCCCGAATTCTGCGCAATCGGGAGGGCGTATAA
- a CDS encoding DUF2851 family protein, with protein sequence MPEAFLYFLWQYQYFTKNNLITTDGESVQVLHPGFRNLDAGPDFFNARLLINDVEWVGTVEMHTHTSDWLAHHHQDDRAYDNVILHVVWQDDRAATGRRVDRANGAPLPTLECISITAPALIDRFKTLADSMDAIPCAGLFRSVQPLRVTAMLDKAMLQRLERKAAGVRLVFEQTKGDWEETAYRLLAINMGFKVNAEPMAQLSRAVPLKALLKHRDVLVQAEAMLFGTAGMLDTSEEPDDYVRMLQREYRFLSAKYDLADKQVAEHAWKWGRMRPANFPTLRLAQFARLLTHHASLFSLFVGNDDAQLLLKAFQLVPSDYWQLHYRFGKPTGKTVPTLGINSASTIVINAVVPLLAAYAHHRGQPAFLDRAIALLEQLPPEKNRLTDGWEELGLCMRTAFDSQAAIELYNEFCSVKKCLNCQIGAGILKINDLR encoded by the coding sequence GTGCCCGAAGCCTTCTTGTACTTTCTTTGGCAATATCAGTATTTTACTAAAAACAACCTGATTACCACCGATGGGGAATCGGTTCAGGTGTTACATCCTGGTTTTCGAAATCTCGATGCTGGCCCCGACTTCTTTAATGCCCGCTTATTGATCAACGACGTAGAATGGGTCGGAACGGTCGAAATGCATACCCATACGTCGGATTGGCTGGCACACCACCATCAGGACGATCGGGCTTATGATAATGTAATTCTGCACGTCGTCTGGCAGGACGACCGTGCCGCAACCGGCCGTCGGGTCGATCGGGCAAACGGTGCGCCCTTGCCTACGCTTGAATGTATCTCAATCACAGCTCCTGCATTAATCGACCGATTTAAAACACTGGCCGATTCTATGGATGCCATTCCATGTGCGGGGCTGTTTCGGTCTGTTCAGCCGTTGCGGGTAACAGCCATGCTCGACAAAGCGATGCTACAGCGCCTGGAACGTAAAGCTGCTGGTGTGCGGTTGGTGTTTGAACAAACGAAGGGCGATTGGGAAGAAACAGCCTATCGATTACTGGCCATAAACATGGGTTTTAAAGTTAATGCCGAACCAATGGCGCAATTGAGCCGGGCCGTACCGTTGAAAGCATTATTAAAACATCGGGATGTGCTGGTACAGGCCGAAGCGATGCTCTTCGGAACGGCAGGTATGCTTGATACTTCTGAAGAGCCAGACGACTACGTAAGGATGCTTCAACGGGAGTATCGCTTTCTATCGGCGAAGTATGATCTTGCCGACAAACAGGTTGCTGAACATGCCTGGAAATGGGGGCGAATGCGACCAGCTAACTTTCCGACCCTGCGTTTGGCGCAATTTGCCCGGTTACTAACGCATCATGCCAGTTTGTTTTCGCTGTTTGTGGGGAATGATGATGCACAGCTATTGCTGAAGGCCTTTCAGCTAGTTCCGTCTGATTATTGGCAGTTGCATTATCGGTTTGGTAAGCCAACCGGCAAAACAGTCCCAACGCTAGGGATAAACTCGGCTTCGACGATTGTGATCAATGCGGTTGTGCCATTATTGGCAGCCTATGCCCATCACCGGGGGCAACCGGCTTTTCTGGATCGGGCAATTGCTTTGCTGGAGCAGTTACCGCCAGAAAAAAACCGTCTGACCGACGGTTGGGAAGAGCTTGGCTTATGCATGCGTACGGCTTTTGATTCACAGGCAGCTATTGAACTTTATAACGAATTCTGCTCTGTGAAAAAATGCCTTAACTGCCAGATTGGTGCCGGAATATTAAAAATAAATGACCTAAGGTAA